In one Nicotiana tomentosiformis chromosome 6, ASM39032v3, whole genome shotgun sequence genomic region, the following are encoded:
- the LOC104085559 gene encoding uncharacterized protein isoform X1: MDSTVDIQAELRSDGVGEKRPAADDVELEEAPAPKKARGSMVIGTMKKVAEMVLVLAAMGKIRGGRVPTAAETEMMVVAREKLAHVCQTFAPKDVFPRDAFGAVIEDLGLNKLKEQRLGFRPPKMSIADKLLMAKRKLEKTEEFSVPSATYSSQRPQANMATAIEGRGPSHVARMVPPDKPSHVINPSGNFQPASPLVHGTSASSAPLPYQLPTSEVRPVISSGVVAGNPVRDSSLVALPRVERPNFRMDGRPNGYSHALQVQATSGDHSGVRTPTWSVQPASVPAATCGPDNRVTAQPAIKVEGGADAKSGMAPQITASRPFITQVTAGNPPTIHPRLQGTSFVQSPPLSNAHAEIGKIVQKFLQPRLSERPAWTPPSRDYMNEALTCQMCKSTINEVDNVLVCDACEKGYHLKCLQTTNQKGVPRGEWHCGRCLSMTNGKPLPPKYGRVMRNINASKMSTIASAVQSSPDKKASGPDEKVIQQKIIANGKVPLKNSPSVTMANNDRNLPSEPKMENDKEMGGNIITSGKENMENKDSLRSCSNNLTVISSDKCLATSAGSSVDRSCEEKVVELKPQALVKSETVCHSSDPSQALNHLQANDYAGVANTTEMPSEQYHETQPMASGAREYIARASVGNSSSDESKNVEQAVGQINTAEFSIANNRDAECGSSSSDQFQNVDWIGNILQVVDDKYYYHSCRINGFVYNVQDYALVRFENERLIPSKLLTMWEDKKAGTKWVTVNQCYFARELPQSVGRPCVENNNELFSSRGSIGNSLSALPGVGVYLSTYISVVMAGSIQGPCEVHPARKFTEESERRARLAKGSNDVSRPLYICKWIYDESKGLFRDISC, from the exons atggattcaACGGTAGATATTCAGGCAGAGCTCAGATCGGACGGTGTGGGAGAGAAGAGGCCGGCGGCTGATGACGTGGAATTGGAGGAAGCACCGGCTCCGAAGAAGGCGAGGGGTAGTATGGTGATAGGGACTATGAAGAAGGTTGCTGAAATGGTGCTTGTACTTGCTGCTATGGGTAAGATACGAGGAGGTAGGGTTCCTACTGCTGCTGAAACGGAGATGATGGTGGTGGCAAGGGAAAAGTTGGCTCACGTATGCCAAACTTTCGCGCCCAAGGATGTGTTTCCACGCGATGCTTTTGGTGCTGTTATTGAGGATCTTGGTCTTAATAAACTGAAAGAACAGAGGTTAGGGTTTCGCCCTCCCAAAATGTCCATTGCTGACAAGTTACTGATGGCTAAAAGAAAG TTGGAAAAAACTGAGGAATTTTCTGTACCCTCTGCCACATATTCATCTCAACGGCCTCAAGCTAATATGGCCACAGCAATTGAAGGCCGTGGTCCATCACATGTTGCCCGTATGGTTCCTCCCGATAAGCCAAGTCATGTGATAAATCCCTCTGGAAACTTCCAACCTGCTTCACCTTTGGTTCATGGAACTTCGGCAAGCTCTGCGCCTTTACCTTATCAACTGCCTACCAGTGAGGTCAGGCCAGTTATCTCTAGTGGAGTTGTCGCTGGTAATCCTGTAAGGGATTCTTCTCTAGTTGCATTGCCCAGAGTCGAAAGGCCGAATTTCAGAATGGACGGACGACCAAATGGATATTCCCATGCATTGCAAGTTCAAG CAACTTCTGGAGATCACTCAGGTGTAAGAACCCCAACCTGGTCGGTGCAACCTGCGTCAGTTCCAGCAGCTACATGTGGACCAGATAACAGGGTGACAGCGCAGCCAGCTATTAAAGTTGAAGGAGGAGCTGATGCCAAATCAGGTATGGCGCCCCAAATAACAGCATCTAGGCCATTTATTACTCAGGTCACAGCCGGAAATCCACCAACTATTCACCCACGTTTACAAGGAACAAGCTTTGTCCAGTCTCCTCCTCTTAGCAATGCTCATGCTGAAATTGGCAAGATTGTTCAGAAGTTTCTACAACCCCGTCTTTCGGAGCGGCCTGCCTGGACTCCGCCGTCTCGCGACTATATGAATGAGGCTTTGACTTGCCAAATGTGCAAGTCAACGATAAATGAGGTTGATAATGTACTTGTTTGTGATGCTTGTGAGAAAGGGTATCACTTAAAATGTCTCCAGACGACAAATCAAAAAGGAGTTCCTAGAGGGGAATGGCATTGTGGAAGGTGCTTATCGATGACTAATGGGAAACCGCTGCCTCCTAAATATGGTCGTGTAATGAGGAATATCAATGCCTCTAAAATGTCTACAATTGCATCAGCTGTTCAATCATCACCAGATAAAAAAGCTTCTGGTCCAGATGAGAAGGTCATTCAGCAGAAGATAATAGCAAATGGAAAGGTTCCTTTGAAGAACTCTCCTTCCGTTACTATGGCAAATAACGATAGGAATCTACCATCTGAGCCAAAGATGGAAAATGACAAAGAAATGGGAGGAAATATTATCACGTCAGGTAAAGAAAATATGGAGAATAAAGATTCCTTGAGATCCTGTTCAAATAATCTGACAGTCATTTCCAGTGATAAGTGCCTTGCTACATCTGCGGGTTCATCAGTTGATAGATCTTGTGAAGAGAAAGTGGTCGAATTGAAACCTCAGGCTCTTGTAAAATCTGAGACAGTTTGCCATTCATCTGATCCCTCACAAGCTCTTAATCACCTGCAAGCTAATGACTATGCAGGGGTGGCAAACACAACTGAGATGCCATCTGAGCAGTATCATGAAACTCAGCCCATGGCCAGTGGTGCTAGAGAATACATCGCTAGAGCAAGTGTAGGTAACAGTTCAAGTGATGAATCTAAAAACGTAGAGCAAGCTGTTGGGCAAATAAATACTGCTGAATTTTCTATAGCCAACAACAGGGATGCTGAGTGTGGTAGCTCATCATCTGATCAATTTCAAAATGTTGACTGGATTGGAAACATTCTTCAAGTTGTAGATGACAAGTATTATTATCACTCTTGCCGCATTAACGGATTCGTATATAATGTTCAGGACTATGCTCTTGTTCGTTTTGAAAATGAGAGATTGATTCCTTCAAAGCTTCTG ACTATGTGGGAGGACAAAAAAGCAGGAACAAAGTGGGTTACTGTCAATCAATGTTACTTTGCACGGGAATTACCACAATCTGTAGGCCGCCCGTGCGTGGAGAACAATAATGAG tTGTTCTCTagccgaggatctatcggaaacagcctctctgcccttccaggggtaggg GTTTATTTGTCTACTTATATTAGCGTAGTAATGGCTGGCTCGATACAAGGCCCGTGTGAAGTACATCCTGCAAGAAAGTTTACCGAGGAAAGTGAGAGGAGAGCTCGCCTAGCAAAGGGGTCTAATGATGTATCACGACCTCTTTACATATGCAA ATGGATTTATGATGAATCAAAAGGGCTATTTCGTGATATCTCTTGTTGA
- the LOC104085559 gene encoding uncharacterized protein isoform X2 translates to MDSTVDIQAELRSDGVGEKRPAADDVELEEAPAPKKARGSMVIGTMKKVAEMVLVLAAMGKIRGGRVPTAAETEMMVVAREKLAHVCQTFAPKDVFPRDAFGAVIEDLGLNKLKEQRLGFRPPKMSIADKLLMAKRKLEKTEEFSVPSATYSSQRPQANMATAIEGRGPSHVARMVPPDKPSHVINPSGNFQPASPLVHGTSASSAPLPYQLPTSEVRPVISSGVVAGNPVRDSSLVALPRVERPNFRMDGRPNGYSHALQVQATSGDHSGVRTPTWSVQPASVPAATCGPDNRVTAQPAIKVEGGADAKSGMAPQITASRPFITQVTAGNPPTIHPRLQGTSFVQSPPLSNAHAEIGKIVQKFLQPRLSERPAWTPPSRDYMNEALTCQMCKSTINEVDNVLVCDACEKGYHLKCLQTTNQKGVPRGEWHCGRCLSMTNGKPLPPKYGRVMRNINASKMSTIASAVQSSPDKKASGPDEKVIQQKIIANGKVPLKNSPSVTMANNDRNLPSEPKMENDKEMGGNIITSGKENMENKDSLRSCSNNLTVISSDKCLATSAGSSVDRSCEEKVVELKPQALVKSETVCHSSDPSQALNHLQANDYAGVANTTEMPSEQYHETQPMASGAREYIARASVGNSSSDESKNVEQAVGQINTAEFSIANNRDAECGSSSSDQFQNVDWIGNILQVVDDKYYYHSCRINGFVYNVQDYALVRFENERLIPSKLLTMWEDKKAGTKWVTVNQCYFARELPQSVGRPCVENNNEVYLSTYISVVMAGSIQGPCEVHPARKFTEESERRARLAKGSNDVSRPLYICKWIYDESKGLFRDISC, encoded by the exons atggattcaACGGTAGATATTCAGGCAGAGCTCAGATCGGACGGTGTGGGAGAGAAGAGGCCGGCGGCTGATGACGTGGAATTGGAGGAAGCACCGGCTCCGAAGAAGGCGAGGGGTAGTATGGTGATAGGGACTATGAAGAAGGTTGCTGAAATGGTGCTTGTACTTGCTGCTATGGGTAAGATACGAGGAGGTAGGGTTCCTACTGCTGCTGAAACGGAGATGATGGTGGTGGCAAGGGAAAAGTTGGCTCACGTATGCCAAACTTTCGCGCCCAAGGATGTGTTTCCACGCGATGCTTTTGGTGCTGTTATTGAGGATCTTGGTCTTAATAAACTGAAAGAACAGAGGTTAGGGTTTCGCCCTCCCAAAATGTCCATTGCTGACAAGTTACTGATGGCTAAAAGAAAG TTGGAAAAAACTGAGGAATTTTCTGTACCCTCTGCCACATATTCATCTCAACGGCCTCAAGCTAATATGGCCACAGCAATTGAAGGCCGTGGTCCATCACATGTTGCCCGTATGGTTCCTCCCGATAAGCCAAGTCATGTGATAAATCCCTCTGGAAACTTCCAACCTGCTTCACCTTTGGTTCATGGAACTTCGGCAAGCTCTGCGCCTTTACCTTATCAACTGCCTACCAGTGAGGTCAGGCCAGTTATCTCTAGTGGAGTTGTCGCTGGTAATCCTGTAAGGGATTCTTCTCTAGTTGCATTGCCCAGAGTCGAAAGGCCGAATTTCAGAATGGACGGACGACCAAATGGATATTCCCATGCATTGCAAGTTCAAG CAACTTCTGGAGATCACTCAGGTGTAAGAACCCCAACCTGGTCGGTGCAACCTGCGTCAGTTCCAGCAGCTACATGTGGACCAGATAACAGGGTGACAGCGCAGCCAGCTATTAAAGTTGAAGGAGGAGCTGATGCCAAATCAGGTATGGCGCCCCAAATAACAGCATCTAGGCCATTTATTACTCAGGTCACAGCCGGAAATCCACCAACTATTCACCCACGTTTACAAGGAACAAGCTTTGTCCAGTCTCCTCCTCTTAGCAATGCTCATGCTGAAATTGGCAAGATTGTTCAGAAGTTTCTACAACCCCGTCTTTCGGAGCGGCCTGCCTGGACTCCGCCGTCTCGCGACTATATGAATGAGGCTTTGACTTGCCAAATGTGCAAGTCAACGATAAATGAGGTTGATAATGTACTTGTTTGTGATGCTTGTGAGAAAGGGTATCACTTAAAATGTCTCCAGACGACAAATCAAAAAGGAGTTCCTAGAGGGGAATGGCATTGTGGAAGGTGCTTATCGATGACTAATGGGAAACCGCTGCCTCCTAAATATGGTCGTGTAATGAGGAATATCAATGCCTCTAAAATGTCTACAATTGCATCAGCTGTTCAATCATCACCAGATAAAAAAGCTTCTGGTCCAGATGAGAAGGTCATTCAGCAGAAGATAATAGCAAATGGAAAGGTTCCTTTGAAGAACTCTCCTTCCGTTACTATGGCAAATAACGATAGGAATCTACCATCTGAGCCAAAGATGGAAAATGACAAAGAAATGGGAGGAAATATTATCACGTCAGGTAAAGAAAATATGGAGAATAAAGATTCCTTGAGATCCTGTTCAAATAATCTGACAGTCATTTCCAGTGATAAGTGCCTTGCTACATCTGCGGGTTCATCAGTTGATAGATCTTGTGAAGAGAAAGTGGTCGAATTGAAACCTCAGGCTCTTGTAAAATCTGAGACAGTTTGCCATTCATCTGATCCCTCACAAGCTCTTAATCACCTGCAAGCTAATGACTATGCAGGGGTGGCAAACACAACTGAGATGCCATCTGAGCAGTATCATGAAACTCAGCCCATGGCCAGTGGTGCTAGAGAATACATCGCTAGAGCAAGTGTAGGTAACAGTTCAAGTGATGAATCTAAAAACGTAGAGCAAGCTGTTGGGCAAATAAATACTGCTGAATTTTCTATAGCCAACAACAGGGATGCTGAGTGTGGTAGCTCATCATCTGATCAATTTCAAAATGTTGACTGGATTGGAAACATTCTTCAAGTTGTAGATGACAAGTATTATTATCACTCTTGCCGCATTAACGGATTCGTATATAATGTTCAGGACTATGCTCTTGTTCGTTTTGAAAATGAGAGATTGATTCCTTCAAAGCTTCTG ACTATGTGGGAGGACAAAAAAGCAGGAACAAAGTGGGTTACTGTCAATCAATGTTACTTTGCACGGGAATTACCACAATCTGTAGGCCGCCCGTGCGTGGAGAACAATAATGAG GTTTATTTGTCTACTTATATTAGCGTAGTAATGGCTGGCTCGATACAAGGCCCGTGTGAAGTACATCCTGCAAGAAAGTTTACCGAGGAAAGTGAGAGGAGAGCTCGCCTAGCAAAGGGGTCTAATGATGTATCACGACCTCTTTACATATGCAA ATGGATTTATGATGAATCAAAAGGGCTATTTCGTGATATCTCTTGTTGA
- the LOC104085559 gene encoding uncharacterized protein isoform X3 yields the protein MDSTVDIQAELRSDGVGEKRPAADDVELEEAPAPKKARGSMVIGTMKKVAEMVLVLAAMGKIRGGRVPTAAETEMMVVAREKLAHVCQTFAPKDVFPRDAFGAVIEDLGLNKLKEQRLGFRPPKMSIADKLLMAKRKLEKTEEFSVPSATYSSQRPQANMATAIEGRGPSHVARMVPPDKPSHVINPSGNFQPASPLVHGTSASSAPLPYQLPTSEVRPVISSGVVAGNPVRDSSLVALPRVERPNFRMDGRPNGYSHALQVQATSGDHSGVRTPTWSVQPASVPAATCGPDNRVTAQPAIKVEGGADAKSGMAPQITASRPFITQVTAGNPPTIHPRLQGTSFVQSPPLSNAHAEIGKIVQKFLQPRLSERPAWTPPSRDYMNEALTCQMCKSTINEVDNVLVCDACEKGYHLKCLQTTNQKGVPRGEWHCGRCLSMTNGKPLPPKYGRVMRNINASKMSTIASAVQSSPDKKASGPDEKVIQQKIIANGKVPLKNSPSVTMANNDRNLPSEPKMENDKEMGGNIITSGKENMENKDSLRSCSNNLTVISSDKCLATSAGSSVDRSCEEKVVELKPQALVKSETVCHSSDPSQALNHLQANDYAGVANTTEMPSEQYHETQPMASGAREYIARASVGNSSSDESKNVEQAVGQINTAEFSIANNRDAECGSSSSDQFQNVDWIGNILQVVDDKYYYHSCRINGFVYNVQDYALVRFENERLIPSKLLTMWEDKKAGTKWVTVNQCYFARELPQSVGRPCVENNNENLTYAAGAD from the exons atggattcaACGGTAGATATTCAGGCAGAGCTCAGATCGGACGGTGTGGGAGAGAAGAGGCCGGCGGCTGATGACGTGGAATTGGAGGAAGCACCGGCTCCGAAGAAGGCGAGGGGTAGTATGGTGATAGGGACTATGAAGAAGGTTGCTGAAATGGTGCTTGTACTTGCTGCTATGGGTAAGATACGAGGAGGTAGGGTTCCTACTGCTGCTGAAACGGAGATGATGGTGGTGGCAAGGGAAAAGTTGGCTCACGTATGCCAAACTTTCGCGCCCAAGGATGTGTTTCCACGCGATGCTTTTGGTGCTGTTATTGAGGATCTTGGTCTTAATAAACTGAAAGAACAGAGGTTAGGGTTTCGCCCTCCCAAAATGTCCATTGCTGACAAGTTACTGATGGCTAAAAGAAAG TTGGAAAAAACTGAGGAATTTTCTGTACCCTCTGCCACATATTCATCTCAACGGCCTCAAGCTAATATGGCCACAGCAATTGAAGGCCGTGGTCCATCACATGTTGCCCGTATGGTTCCTCCCGATAAGCCAAGTCATGTGATAAATCCCTCTGGAAACTTCCAACCTGCTTCACCTTTGGTTCATGGAACTTCGGCAAGCTCTGCGCCTTTACCTTATCAACTGCCTACCAGTGAGGTCAGGCCAGTTATCTCTAGTGGAGTTGTCGCTGGTAATCCTGTAAGGGATTCTTCTCTAGTTGCATTGCCCAGAGTCGAAAGGCCGAATTTCAGAATGGACGGACGACCAAATGGATATTCCCATGCATTGCAAGTTCAAG CAACTTCTGGAGATCACTCAGGTGTAAGAACCCCAACCTGGTCGGTGCAACCTGCGTCAGTTCCAGCAGCTACATGTGGACCAGATAACAGGGTGACAGCGCAGCCAGCTATTAAAGTTGAAGGAGGAGCTGATGCCAAATCAGGTATGGCGCCCCAAATAACAGCATCTAGGCCATTTATTACTCAGGTCACAGCCGGAAATCCACCAACTATTCACCCACGTTTACAAGGAACAAGCTTTGTCCAGTCTCCTCCTCTTAGCAATGCTCATGCTGAAATTGGCAAGATTGTTCAGAAGTTTCTACAACCCCGTCTTTCGGAGCGGCCTGCCTGGACTCCGCCGTCTCGCGACTATATGAATGAGGCTTTGACTTGCCAAATGTGCAAGTCAACGATAAATGAGGTTGATAATGTACTTGTTTGTGATGCTTGTGAGAAAGGGTATCACTTAAAATGTCTCCAGACGACAAATCAAAAAGGAGTTCCTAGAGGGGAATGGCATTGTGGAAGGTGCTTATCGATGACTAATGGGAAACCGCTGCCTCCTAAATATGGTCGTGTAATGAGGAATATCAATGCCTCTAAAATGTCTACAATTGCATCAGCTGTTCAATCATCACCAGATAAAAAAGCTTCTGGTCCAGATGAGAAGGTCATTCAGCAGAAGATAATAGCAAATGGAAAGGTTCCTTTGAAGAACTCTCCTTCCGTTACTATGGCAAATAACGATAGGAATCTACCATCTGAGCCAAAGATGGAAAATGACAAAGAAATGGGAGGAAATATTATCACGTCAGGTAAAGAAAATATGGAGAATAAAGATTCCTTGAGATCCTGTTCAAATAATCTGACAGTCATTTCCAGTGATAAGTGCCTTGCTACATCTGCGGGTTCATCAGTTGATAGATCTTGTGAAGAGAAAGTGGTCGAATTGAAACCTCAGGCTCTTGTAAAATCTGAGACAGTTTGCCATTCATCTGATCCCTCACAAGCTCTTAATCACCTGCAAGCTAATGACTATGCAGGGGTGGCAAACACAACTGAGATGCCATCTGAGCAGTATCATGAAACTCAGCCCATGGCCAGTGGTGCTAGAGAATACATCGCTAGAGCAAGTGTAGGTAACAGTTCAAGTGATGAATCTAAAAACGTAGAGCAAGCTGTTGGGCAAATAAATACTGCTGAATTTTCTATAGCCAACAACAGGGATGCTGAGTGTGGTAGCTCATCATCTGATCAATTTCAAAATGTTGACTGGATTGGAAACATTCTTCAAGTTGTAGATGACAAGTATTATTATCACTCTTGCCGCATTAACGGATTCGTATATAATGTTCAGGACTATGCTCTTGTTCGTTTTGAAAATGAGAGATTGATTCCTTCAAAGCTTCTG ACTATGTGGGAGGACAAAAAAGCAGGAACAAAGTGGGTTACTGTCAATCAATGTTACTTTGCACGGGAATTACCACAATCTGTAGGCCGCCCGTGCGTGGAGAACAATAATGAG AATCTTACGTACGCAGCTGGAGCTGACTGA
- the LOC104085559 gene encoding uncharacterized protein isoform X4: MDSTVDIQAELRSDGVGEKRPAADDVELEEAPAPKKARGSMVIGTMKKVAEMVLVLAAMGKIRGGRVPTAAETEMMVVAREKLAHVCQTFAPKDVFPRDAFGAVIEDLGLNKLKEQRLGFRPPKMSIADKLLMAKRKLEKTEEFSVPSATYSSQRPQANMATAIEGRGPSHVARMVPPDKPSHVINPSGNFQPASPLVHGTSASSAPLPYQLPTSEVRPVISSGVVAGNPVRDSSLVALPRVERPNFRMDGRPNGYSHALQVQATSGDHSGVRTPTWSVQPASVPAATCGPDNRVTAQPAIKVEGGADAKSGMAPQITASRPFITQVTAGNPPTIHPRLQGTSFVQSPPLSNAHAEIGKIVQKFLQPRLSERPAWTPPSRDYMNEALTCQMCKSTINEVDNVLVCDACEKGYHLKCLQTTNQKGVPRGEWHCGRCLSMTNGKPLPPKYGRVMRNINASKMSTIASAVQSSPDKKASGPDEKVIQQKIIANGKVPLKNSPSVTMANNDRNLPSEPKMENDKEMGGNIITSGKENMENKDSLRSCSNNLTVISSDKCLATSAGSSVDRSCEEKVVELKPQALVKSETVCHSSDPSQALNHLQANDYAGVANTTEMPSEQYHETQPMASGAREYIARASVGNSSSDESKNVEQAVGQINTAEFSIANNRDAECGSSSSDQFQNVDWIGNILQVVDDKYYYHSCRINGFVYNVQDYALVRFENERLIPSKLLVQC; this comes from the exons atggattcaACGGTAGATATTCAGGCAGAGCTCAGATCGGACGGTGTGGGAGAGAAGAGGCCGGCGGCTGATGACGTGGAATTGGAGGAAGCACCGGCTCCGAAGAAGGCGAGGGGTAGTATGGTGATAGGGACTATGAAGAAGGTTGCTGAAATGGTGCTTGTACTTGCTGCTATGGGTAAGATACGAGGAGGTAGGGTTCCTACTGCTGCTGAAACGGAGATGATGGTGGTGGCAAGGGAAAAGTTGGCTCACGTATGCCAAACTTTCGCGCCCAAGGATGTGTTTCCACGCGATGCTTTTGGTGCTGTTATTGAGGATCTTGGTCTTAATAAACTGAAAGAACAGAGGTTAGGGTTTCGCCCTCCCAAAATGTCCATTGCTGACAAGTTACTGATGGCTAAAAGAAAG TTGGAAAAAACTGAGGAATTTTCTGTACCCTCTGCCACATATTCATCTCAACGGCCTCAAGCTAATATGGCCACAGCAATTGAAGGCCGTGGTCCATCACATGTTGCCCGTATGGTTCCTCCCGATAAGCCAAGTCATGTGATAAATCCCTCTGGAAACTTCCAACCTGCTTCACCTTTGGTTCATGGAACTTCGGCAAGCTCTGCGCCTTTACCTTATCAACTGCCTACCAGTGAGGTCAGGCCAGTTATCTCTAGTGGAGTTGTCGCTGGTAATCCTGTAAGGGATTCTTCTCTAGTTGCATTGCCCAGAGTCGAAAGGCCGAATTTCAGAATGGACGGACGACCAAATGGATATTCCCATGCATTGCAAGTTCAAG CAACTTCTGGAGATCACTCAGGTGTAAGAACCCCAACCTGGTCGGTGCAACCTGCGTCAGTTCCAGCAGCTACATGTGGACCAGATAACAGGGTGACAGCGCAGCCAGCTATTAAAGTTGAAGGAGGAGCTGATGCCAAATCAGGTATGGCGCCCCAAATAACAGCATCTAGGCCATTTATTACTCAGGTCACAGCCGGAAATCCACCAACTATTCACCCACGTTTACAAGGAACAAGCTTTGTCCAGTCTCCTCCTCTTAGCAATGCTCATGCTGAAATTGGCAAGATTGTTCAGAAGTTTCTACAACCCCGTCTTTCGGAGCGGCCTGCCTGGACTCCGCCGTCTCGCGACTATATGAATGAGGCTTTGACTTGCCAAATGTGCAAGTCAACGATAAATGAGGTTGATAATGTACTTGTTTGTGATGCTTGTGAGAAAGGGTATCACTTAAAATGTCTCCAGACGACAAATCAAAAAGGAGTTCCTAGAGGGGAATGGCATTGTGGAAGGTGCTTATCGATGACTAATGGGAAACCGCTGCCTCCTAAATATGGTCGTGTAATGAGGAATATCAATGCCTCTAAAATGTCTACAATTGCATCAGCTGTTCAATCATCACCAGATAAAAAAGCTTCTGGTCCAGATGAGAAGGTCATTCAGCAGAAGATAATAGCAAATGGAAAGGTTCCTTTGAAGAACTCTCCTTCCGTTACTATGGCAAATAACGATAGGAATCTACCATCTGAGCCAAAGATGGAAAATGACAAAGAAATGGGAGGAAATATTATCACGTCAGGTAAAGAAAATATGGAGAATAAAGATTCCTTGAGATCCTGTTCAAATAATCTGACAGTCATTTCCAGTGATAAGTGCCTTGCTACATCTGCGGGTTCATCAGTTGATAGATCTTGTGAAGAGAAAGTGGTCGAATTGAAACCTCAGGCTCTTGTAAAATCTGAGACAGTTTGCCATTCATCTGATCCCTCACAAGCTCTTAATCACCTGCAAGCTAATGACTATGCAGGGGTGGCAAACACAACTGAGATGCCATCTGAGCAGTATCATGAAACTCAGCCCATGGCCAGTGGTGCTAGAGAATACATCGCTAGAGCAAGTGTAGGTAACAGTTCAAGTGATGAATCTAAAAACGTAGAGCAAGCTGTTGGGCAAATAAATACTGCTGAATTTTCTATAGCCAACAACAGGGATGCTGAGTGTGGTAGCTCATCATCTGATCAATTTCAAAATGTTGACTGGATTGGAAACATTCTTCAAGTTGTAGATGACAAGTATTATTATCACTCTTGCCGCATTAACGGATTCGTATATAATGTTCAGGACTATGCTCTTGTTCGTTTTGAAAATGAGAGATTGATTCCTTCAAAGCTTCTG GTTCAATGCTGA